A region of Leptospira bouyouniensis DNA encodes the following proteins:
- the trpA gene encoding tryptophan synthase subunit alpha, producing the protein MSKIKDLFNSGKFKSAFIPYFTLGDPNYNDSIEFGKTILDNGADILELGIPFSDPVADGPVIQRAVARSLKNKFSFDEIFRVTKEIHLHKQETPLVYLTYFNPIYHCGIQTFLDRAKEAGVVGLVIPDLPFDTKESETLFHELRKRDMDLIHLVTPASTKKRIESLKKTSTGFIYYVTSFGVTGERREFSVDLKERIRFLKDTIQLPICAGFGISTPEQANQIAGYADGIIIGSAIQRVIEENGQNSPKTKDVLADYISKIRASIT; encoded by the coding sequence ATGAGCAAAATAAAAGATCTTTTTAACAGTGGGAAATTTAAGTCTGCATTTATTCCTTATTTCACTTTAGGGGATCCAAACTACAATGATTCCATTGAATTTGGAAAAACCATCTTAGATAATGGGGCTGACATTTTAGAATTAGGAATCCCTTTTTCGGACCCAGTGGCAGATGGACCTGTGATCCAAAGAGCAGTGGCACGTTCATTAAAAAACAAATTCTCTTTTGATGAAATCTTTCGTGTCACAAAAGAGATCCATTTGCACAAACAAGAAACTCCACTTGTGTATCTTACATATTTTAATCCCATTTACCATTGTGGAATCCAAACATTTTTAGATCGGGCAAAGGAAGCGGGTGTTGTGGGTCTTGTGATCCCTGATTTACCATTTGATACGAAGGAAAGTGAAACTCTTTTCCATGAATTAAGAAAGAGGGACATGGATTTGATTCATTTGGTAACTCCAGCTTCGACCAAAAAACGCATCGAATCTTTGAAGAAAACTTCAACTGGTTTCATTTACTATGTTACATCGTTTGGTGTGACTGGGGAACGCCGTGAATTTTCTGTGGACTTAAAGGAAAGGATTCGATTCTTAAAAGATACCATCCAATTACCCATCTGTGCTGGATTTGGCATCTCAACCCCTGAGCAGGCAAACCAAATTGCAGGGTATGCTGATGGAATCATCATTGGATCAGCCATCCAACGAGTCATAGAAGAGAATGGGCAAAACTCCCCCAAAACAAAAGATGTTTTGGCAGATTACATTTCAAAAATTCGGGCATCAATTACTTAA
- the trpB gene encoding tryptophan synthase subunit beta, translating into MGKNQPGYFGEFGGRYSPEILTEALEELESTYQKLKKSKKFKKELEFYLQNYVGRPSPLTYAERLTKHWGGARIWLKREDLNHTGAHKINNAIGQALIAKFMGKKRIIAETGAGQHGLATATVGAMFGMETVVYMGAVDVERQNLNAKKIEMLGAKILPVTAGEATLKEATSEAMRDWALNVSTTHYIVGSAIGPHPFPTIVRDLQSIIGKEAKSQFKKQNHKLPHAIVACVGGGSNAIGMFHAFLKDKHVAIYGAEAGGLGPKPGEHSATLTYGKTGFLHGTKTLIIQDEGGQIVPAHSVSAGLDYPGVGPEHAFLSQTKRVDYRMVTDEQALDSFLEVTRIEGIIPALETAHAFHVAREVAKDLGKKKDLIICLSGRGDKDVTEVLRLLGERSK; encoded by the coding sequence ATGGGCAAAAACCAACCTGGATATTTTGGAGAATTTGGTGGCAGATACTCACCAGAAATTCTAACCGAGGCTCTAGAAGAGCTTGAATCCACCTATCAAAAGTTAAAGAAAAGTAAAAAGTTCAAAAAAGAATTAGAGTTTTACTTACAAAACTATGTCGGAAGACCTAGTCCTTTAACATATGCAGAACGTCTCACCAAACATTGGGGAGGTGCTCGAATTTGGCTCAAAAGAGAAGATTTAAATCATACAGGTGCACATAAAATCAATAATGCCATCGGACAGGCATTAATTGCTAAGTTTATGGGCAAAAAAAGAATTATTGCTGAAACTGGTGCAGGTCAACATGGACTCGCCACTGCGACCGTTGGTGCTATGTTTGGAATGGAAACCGTTGTTTATATGGGAGCGGTGGATGTTGAAAGACAAAATCTCAATGCTAAAAAAATAGAGATGTTAGGTGCCAAAATTTTACCAGTTACTGCCGGTGAAGCCACACTCAAAGAAGCAACAAGTGAAGCTATGCGAGATTGGGCATTGAATGTTTCCACAACTCATTATATCGTCGGATCTGCTATTGGACCTCATCCTTTCCCGACAATCGTGAGAGATTTACAATCTATCATTGGTAAGGAAGCAAAGTCTCAATTCAAAAAACAAAATCATAAACTCCCCCATGCAATCGTTGCCTGTGTGGGTGGTGGATCGAATGCAATTGGGATGTTTCATGCATTTTTGAAAGACAAACATGTTGCTATATATGGTGCGGAAGCAGGTGGGCTTGGTCCAAAACCAGGTGAACACTCTGCGACGTTAACATATGGGAAAACTGGATTTTTACATGGAACTAAAACTCTCATCATTCAAGATGAAGGAGGGCAAATTGTCCCAGCACATTCTGTATCAGCAGGGCTTGATTACCCAGGTGTTGGTCCAGAACACGCATTCCTCTCTCAAACCAAAAGAGTTGATTATCGTATGGTGACCGATGAACAAGCATTAGACTCCTTTTTAGAAGTCACACGTATAGAAGGAATCATCCCTGCATTGGAAACCGCACATGCATTTCATGTAGCAAGAGAAGTGGCCAAAGATTTAGGGAAAAAGAAAGATCTTATTATCTGTTTGTCGGGTCGTGGTGACAAAGATGTTACTGAAGTATTGCGATTGTTAGGTGAAAGAAGTAAATGA
- a CDS encoding proline--tRNA ligase, with protein MKASSYLIPTAKEDPQDAVVASHKLMMRAGLIRKSAAGLYSYLPLGLRVLRKIEGIVRKEMDAAGALEFQLPILTPSEIWKESGRWDKMGKEMFRLKDRHDNESCLGPTHEESFCVLVKPMVRSYKDLPINVYQIHTKFRDEIRPRFGVIRSREFTMKDAYSFHLDDESLDKTYQTMRKTYRRIFAGMGLTTIPVQADSGNMGGSASEEFMVVSPIGEETLTICPSCHYSGNIEKTPVIAKKNNEKQSFVGKDKLHTPAKKSIAEVAEFLNTKEENLLKAVVLVADGQYVLVFLEGDRELNENKLKNHLGCNELRPMGPAEMEKLGLVPGFIGPGFPKSESLKIYIDTLLDWNFSYIAGANELDNHIAGVQLSSYFKEDEVIKIDVSQAKVGDPCPSCGSGLIAEKGIEVGHIFKLGQKYSKAFDITVLNDKGKATTTTMGCYGIGVNRCMATVIEQCNDEKGIYWPVSIAPFTVCLVSIAKNPEDIAKIESIYKALVTAGIEVLWDDRDLGPGFKFKDSELIGFPIRITLGKGFLEKNEITILDRKSMVEETVPFMSNENLVSNLKSRISQLEETIQKDVLSAGT; from the coding sequence ATGAAAGCTAGTTCCTATTTAATTCCTACTGCTAAAGAAGACCCACAAGATGCGGTAGTAGCCTCACATAAATTGATGATGCGTGCGGGTCTTATTCGTAAGTCTGCAGCAGGACTATACTCATACTTACCACTTGGTTTAAGGGTGCTACGTAAGATTGAAGGCATTGTGAGAAAGGAAATGGATGCAGCAGGCGCATTGGAATTCCAACTTCCCATCTTAACACCAAGTGAAATTTGGAAAGAGTCGGGTCGTTGGGATAAAATGGGAAAAGAAATGTTTCGCTTAAAAGACCGGCATGACAATGAAAGTTGTCTTGGTCCTACACATGAAGAATCTTTTTGTGTGCTTGTGAAACCGATGGTTCGTTCTTATAAAGATTTACCTATTAATGTCTACCAAATCCACACAAAATTTCGAGATGAAATTCGCCCACGTTTTGGGGTGATCAGATCTCGTGAATTTACAATGAAGGATGCTTATTCCTTTCATTTGGATGATGAATCCTTAGATAAAACTTACCAAACCATGCGTAAAACTTATCGCAGGATTTTTGCAGGGATGGGACTAACGACGATTCCTGTGCAAGCCGATTCTGGCAATATGGGTGGTTCCGCATCTGAAGAGTTTATGGTAGTGTCACCCATTGGAGAGGAAACATTAACGATTTGTCCATCATGTCATTATTCTGGCAATATTGAAAAAACTCCTGTCATCGCAAAAAAGAACAACGAAAAACAGTCGTTTGTTGGTAAAGACAAACTTCACACTCCTGCTAAAAAATCGATTGCAGAAGTCGCCGAATTTCTAAATACGAAAGAAGAGAATCTTTTGAAAGCAGTGGTACTCGTTGCTGATGGACAATATGTCCTTGTTTTTTTGGAAGGTGACCGTGAGCTCAACGAAAATAAACTAAAAAATCATTTAGGTTGTAATGAACTAAGACCTATGGGTCCTGCAGAAATGGAGAAACTTGGCCTTGTTCCAGGTTTTATTGGGCCAGGGTTTCCTAAATCAGAATCACTCAAAATTTACATTGATACCTTACTTGACTGGAATTTTTCCTATATAGCAGGGGCAAATGAATTAGATAACCACATAGCGGGTGTACAACTATCTTCATATTTTAAAGAAGATGAAGTAATTAAAATTGATGTCTCTCAAGCAAAAGTAGGAGACCCATGTCCATCGTGTGGGTCAGGGCTAATTGCGGAAAAGGGAATTGAAGTAGGGCATATTTTCAAACTAGGCCAAAAATATTCCAAAGCATTTGACATCACGGTTCTCAATGATAAAGGAAAAGCTACGACGACGACTATGGGTTGTTATGGGATTGGTGTGAACCGATGTATGGCTACAGTGATAGAACAATGTAATGATGAAAAAGGAATTTATTGGCCCGTCTCCATTGCTCCATTTACTGTTTGTTTGGTGAGCATCGCAAAAAATCCGGAAGATATTGCAAAAATCGAATCGATATACAAAGCACTTGTGACAGCTGGCATTGAAGTGCTTTGGGATGACCGTGACCTTGGCCCTGGGTTTAAATTTAAGGATTCAGAACTCATTGGATTTCCCATTCGAATCACCTTAGGGAAAGGGTTTTTAGAAAAAAATGAAATCACGATTCTCGACCGTAAGTCCATGGTGGAAGAAACAGTTCCATTTATGTCAAATGAAAATTTGGTATCCAATCTAAAATCGAGAATCTCCCAACTGGAAGAGACGATCCAAAAAGATGTTTTGAGTGCGGGAACATGA
- a CDS encoding site-2 protease family protein, translating to MIVLILGAVFMLAVSIFIHELGHLLCGKLVGVEARIFSLGYGKGIWKKRIGKTIYQITAIPVGGYVLFRGDDYSKNKKPKQGDLLATPPLRRMIPVLGGPFANLVLGFLLLFILELSGDSPSSNRIFIEDANKVSSPAYNAGLRTGDLILSINGKPTESFEDIFTNVSLTSGDPIQVTFQRNEITKTVEIVPNLYSAGGHPTIGVMPYGERRVVATFTYGEQISHFMANILDKEDKSSAYFQEKIEERKEQIPEELLKQHEVAEREKSLRRRALSFLKDGDMILTVAGVDVHTVPELQTELGKHQGKTIPVEVERKTYPLLTPWATEKVTIQIPVLGANVFEFWNIEHPKFPELAIPYFRLDSYDAEIENRLSNLKIQNQSFETADAFTSYLKTNAGKKEIWIGNMKYFADVNLKPIGLLGFRASMKFEAEKIQKQSTVYSSFVGAGNKVYENVSTTLKGIGMLFSGLLSPKENLSGPIGIVQIAGISLEYGWVTYLDFVAKISLALMVMNLLPIPMADGGHIVLYAYEAITGRPLPRKAIEAIFRLGFFFLIGLGLYVSFNDVMRIF from the coding sequence ATGATCGTATTAATACTCGGCGCTGTATTCATGTTAGCTGTATCGATTTTTATCCATGAATTGGGGCACCTCTTGTGTGGGAAATTGGTAGGTGTGGAAGCACGTATCTTTTCGTTAGGTTATGGGAAAGGGATTTGGAAAAAAAGGATTGGGAAAACCATCTACCAAATCACCGCCATCCCTGTGGGTGGTTATGTATTGTTTCGCGGAGATGATTACAGTAAAAACAAAAAACCAAAACAAGGTGATTTACTTGCGACACCTCCACTCCGAAGGATGATTCCTGTACTTGGTGGTCCTTTCGCCAATTTAGTATTAGGTTTTTTATTGCTTTTTATTTTGGAACTTTCAGGGGATAGTCCTTCTTCCAATCGCATTTTTATTGAAGACGCAAACAAAGTTTCAAGCCCTGCGTATAATGCAGGTCTTCGTACTGGTGACTTAATCCTTTCCATCAATGGAAAACCTACAGAAAGTTTTGAAGACATCTTTACCAATGTGAGTTTAACGTCTGGTGACCCCATTCAAGTTACATTCCAGCGTAATGAGATAACAAAAACTGTTGAAATTGTTCCTAATTTATATTCTGCCGGGGGACACCCAACGATTGGTGTGATGCCGTATGGGGAAAGGAGGGTCGTTGCGACCTTTACTTATGGGGAACAAATCAGCCATTTCATGGCAAATATTTTGGATAAAGAAGATAAATCTTCGGCCTACTTTCAGGAGAAAATCGAAGAACGGAAAGAACAAATTCCTGAAGAACTCCTCAAACAACATGAAGTCGCAGAAAGGGAAAAGTCACTCAGGCGCCGTGCTCTTTCTTTTTTGAAGGATGGAGACATGATCCTAACTGTTGCGGGTGTTGATGTACATACGGTTCCTGAATTACAAACAGAACTGGGAAAACACCAAGGGAAAACGATCCCTGTGGAAGTGGAACGTAAAACATACCCACTACTGACTCCATGGGCAACAGAAAAAGTAACAATCCAAATTCCTGTGTTAGGCGCAAATGTATTTGAATTTTGGAACATCGAACATCCAAAATTTCCAGAATTAGCAATCCCTTATTTTCGATTGGATAGTTATGATGCGGAAATTGAAAATCGACTTTCGAATTTAAAAATCCAAAACCAATCGTTTGAAACAGCTGATGCTTTCACCTCCTATTTGAAAACCAATGCAGGTAAAAAAGAAATTTGGATTGGGAATATGAAATATTTCGCTGATGTGAATTTAAAACCCATTGGTCTTCTTGGGTTTCGAGCTTCTATGAAATTTGAAGCAGAAAAAATACAAAAGCAATCAACCGTTTATTCATCGTTTGTTGGTGCTGGAAATAAAGTGTATGAAAACGTTTCTACAACTTTAAAAGGGATTGGGATGCTCTTTTCAGGGTTATTGTCTCCGAAGGAAAATTTATCTGGCCCGATTGGGATTGTACAAATTGCAGGGATTAGTTTGGAATATGGCTGGGTGACTTACCTTGACTTTGTTGCCAAAATTTCACTCGCCCTAATGGTGATGAATCTACTCCCAATTCCAATGGCAGACGGTGGACATATTGTTCTATATGCATATGAAGCGATTACAGGAAGACCACTTCCTAGAAAGGCAATTGAAGCTATCTTCCGATTGGGATTTTTCTTTCTCATTGGACTTGGGCTCTATGTTTCCTTTAATGATGTGATGCGTATTTTTTAA
- the dxr gene encoding 1-deoxy-D-xylulose-5-phosphate reductoisomerase, with amino-acid sequence MVGVSVLGISGSVGSSTVKVLRQFRDQFSLRSFSVHSNWEVAKTLIGEFSPELVCVTDPKLVGKFGDSFGSTKILYGDEYLTELVKLPTVGVVVTAVVGARGVLPTIAAIEAGKKIAIANKETLVTFGPLINRLVAKYKTLMVPVDSEHNALFQLIEKEKRSNIRAITLTASGGSFRTLPLEELEHVSVKQALNHPTWSMGPKITVDSAGLINKGLEVIEAHFLFGLSYDEIEVVIHPQSLTHGIIETIDGACLQYTSHPDMVYPIAHSLFYPNPTPQMLIERKPSTWKTLEFFPPDTKRYPGLTLAYQAGKAGGVAPCIFNAANEEAVALFLDEKISFTTIPRLIESALNQVKNEFPENLEGYLEKDKETRNLIQSEFLKGGVTT; translated from the coding sequence ATGGTAGGTGTCTCGGTATTAGGAATTTCAGGTTCTGTTGGGTCTTCCACGGTAAAAGTCCTTCGCCAATTCCGAGACCAATTTTCTTTACGTAGTTTTTCGGTTCACTCCAATTGGGAGGTTGCCAAAACTTTGATTGGTGAGTTTTCACCAGAATTGGTATGCGTCACCGATCCCAAGTTAGTGGGGAAATTTGGTGACTCTTTTGGATCCACAAAAATTTTGTATGGCGATGAGTATCTTACTGAATTAGTAAAATTGCCGACAGTTGGTGTGGTTGTCACAGCTGTGGTTGGGGCAAGGGGAGTCCTTCCTACCATTGCTGCCATAGAAGCTGGCAAAAAAATTGCAATCGCAAATAAGGAAACACTTGTTACCTTCGGGCCACTGATCAATCGTTTGGTGGCAAAATACAAGACTTTGATGGTTCCTGTAGATTCCGAACACAATGCACTTTTTCAACTGATTGAAAAAGAAAAAAGATCCAATATTCGAGCAATTACGCTCACTGCCTCGGGGGGAAGCTTTAGAACTCTTCCCTTAGAAGAATTGGAACATGTATCCGTGAAACAAGCATTAAATCACCCAACTTGGTCCATGGGTCCAAAAATTACTGTGGACTCTGCAGGTCTCATCAATAAGGGACTTGAGGTGATTGAAGCTCATTTTCTCTTTGGGTTATCGTATGACGAGATTGAGGTGGTGATCCATCCACAGTCACTGACGCATGGTATCATTGAAACCATCGATGGTGCATGTTTGCAATACACAAGCCATCCCGATATGGTGTATCCCATTGCTCATTCATTATTTTATCCAAATCCAACACCACAAATGCTTATTGAACGCAAACCATCCACTTGGAAAACATTGGAATTTTTTCCACCTGATACAAAACGTTACCCTGGACTGACTCTTGCGTACCAAGCAGGAAAAGCAGGTGGAGTGGCACCTTGTATATTTAATGCAGCGAATGAAGAAGCAGTGGCACTTTTTTTAGATGAAAAAATTTCTTTTACTACGATTCCTAGGCTCATTGAGTCTGCCTTAAACCAAGTCAAAAATGAATTTCCAGAGAACCTTGAAGGTTATTTGGAAAAAGACAAAGAAACACGTAATTTGATCCAATCTGAATTTTTAAAAGGGGGAGTGACTACATGA
- a CDS encoding phosphatidate cytidylyltransferase → MSETTLRILSAIVLTFVYVFMIFHSSWYYLEFYAFGVVLIYLGLKELYAFCKTEESKPFFGTGLLFSLLIFTVYYIQFLGLQFEVTPPGFVLELSKILREGFHPIPFLLVALSITVWILQILKRPLDGALFSVGGTMLGPIYIAIPIGHFLLLLALPFGTYYIFLVSVITFMSDAGAYFGGRWFGKHPAGLKISPKKTWEGYVTGNLTAVIGAQILNVTWEHYSGVKLPVGILETIILSFVISVISVMGDLAESAMKRDAKIKDSGSLIPGHGGILDLADALLFTVPAIYYYFLFKGFLGFPV, encoded by the coding sequence ATGAGTGAGACAACACTCCGTATCCTATCTGCAATTGTATTAACTTTTGTATATGTGTTTATGATCTTTCACAGTTCCTGGTATTATTTGGAATTTTATGCCTTTGGTGTTGTTTTAATTTACCTCGGTCTCAAAGAATTATATGCGTTCTGCAAAACAGAGGAATCCAAACCTTTTTTTGGAACAGGCTTACTCTTTTCCCTTTTGATTTTTACTGTGTATTACATCCAATTTTTGGGATTACAATTTGAAGTGACCCCTCCTGGTTTTGTGTTGGAACTTTCCAAAATCCTGAGAGAAGGTTTCCACCCGATTCCCTTTTTACTTGTGGCTTTATCCATCACGGTTTGGATTTTACAAATTTTGAAACGACCGTTAGACGGAGCATTATTCTCCGTTGGTGGAACGATGCTTGGTCCCATTTACATTGCGATACCAATTGGTCATTTTTTATTACTACTTGCCCTTCCATTTGGAACTTACTATATATTTCTTGTCTCTGTGATTACGTTTATGAGTGATGCGGGTGCTTATTTTGGAGGTCGTTGGTTTGGAAAACACCCAGCTGGCCTCAAAATCTCCCCGAAAAAAACTTGGGAAGGGTATGTGACAGGAAACCTAACAGCTGTCATTGGAGCTCAAATTCTCAATGTGACTTGGGAACATTATAGTGGCGTAAAGTTACCTGTTGGAATTTTAGAAACCATCATTTTATCCTTTGTGATCTCTGTCATTTCAGTGATGGGTGATTTAGCAGAGTCTGCCATGAAACGAGATGCCAAAATCAAAGATTCAGGGAGCCTGATCCCAGGGCATGGGGGGATTCTCGATTTGGCAGATGCACTTCTATTTACCGTGCCTGCGATTTATTATTATTTTCTTTTCAAAGGTTTCCTTGGGTTCCCTGTCTGA
- a CDS encoding isoprenyl transferase: MKLHTIPSHIAVIMDGNGRWAENQGKKRTEGHREGANAIDRLLDVALEYKIPNISLYAFSTENWKRPITEIQAIFGLLVEFIETRLDTIHKKGIRIHHSGARNKLSKTVLSKIDHAMFVTKKNKRLTANFCLNYGGHEEILSSFSRVMAARKAKKESLDKAISPKEFEKYLYTSPLPPVDLLIRTAGEQRISNFLLWQSAYAEMYFTSTLWPDFGRTSLEEALLFFDSRKRKFGGLL, encoded by the coding sequence ATGAAGTTGCATACCATCCCTTCCCACATTGCTGTCATCATGGACGGAAATGGTAGGTGGGCGGAAAACCAAGGGAAAAAAAGAACAGAAGGTCATAGAGAAGGGGCAAACGCAATTGATCGCCTCTTGGATGTGGCCTTAGAATATAAAATCCCAAATATCTCCCTTTATGCTTTTTCCACGGAAAACTGGAAACGCCCGATCACCGAAATCCAAGCAATCTTTGGTCTGTTAGTTGAATTTATAGAAACACGCCTTGATACCATTCACAAAAAAGGCATTCGGATACATCATAGTGGGGCACGGAATAAACTTTCGAAGACCGTTCTTTCTAAAATTGATCATGCTATGTTTGTGACAAAAAAAAACAAAAGGCTCACAGCTAACTTTTGTTTGAACTACGGTGGACATGAAGAAATCCTAAGTAGTTTTTCCCGAGTGATGGCGGCACGTAAGGCTAAAAAAGAATCTTTAGACAAAGCTATTTCCCCTAAAGAATTTGAAAAATATTTGTATACATCCCCTTTGCCACCCGTAGATTTATTGATCAGAACTGCGGGCGAACAAAGGATTTCTAACTTTCTATTATGGCAAAGTGCATATGCAGAAATGTATTTTACGAGTACACTTTGGCCGGACTTTGGAAGGACCTCACTTGAGGAAGCTCTTCTTTTTTTTGATTCCCGAAAACGAAAATTTGGTGGTTTGTTATGA